In Cytobacillus sp. IB215665, a single window of DNA contains:
- a CDS encoding phosphotransferase enzyme family protein, with translation MYNIEQVEQLLNNHFKLNVHKISSLGWNDNMTFLIEAHDNNKYVFKQHLGTKTANMIESELLWLKAIAKDTNLNVQRTIKNTFDELTTLVFDKVTGTSFYWTLQVYIVGETLKGQPSESEIENLAQLMVTLHEHSINWNIPDGFERPIYEIEDLKYSLQQLKKMVSIRKMTSNDFEIIEKATKEISLIIKDQDKTKDTWGLIHADLHESNYVFYQGQPAPIDFSSCGFGFYLYDIAITFLHLNPQGRKKLISYYQKGRNLQDDYIQVLEAFFLWAIIKNLAFLAKNQKEHKEFANIIPFLVKNCVKFLQGEKFLL, from the coding sequence ATGTATAATATCGAACAAGTTGAGCAATTGTTGAATAATCATTTCAAGCTAAATGTACATAAAATATCGAGCTTGGGGTGGAATGATAATATGACATTTTTAATTGAGGCACATGATAATAATAAGTACGTATTTAAACAACATTTAGGAACTAAAACGGCTAACATGATTGAATCAGAGTTGCTATGGCTTAAAGCGATAGCAAAGGATACAAATTTAAATGTCCAAAGAACGATAAAAAATACATTTGATGAATTAACTACTTTAGTGTTTGATAAAGTCACAGGCACAAGTTTTTATTGGACACTTCAAGTTTACATTGTAGGTGAAACATTAAAAGGTCAACCTTCTGAAAGTGAAATAGAAAATCTAGCACAATTGATGGTTACTCTACATGAACATTCGATTAATTGGAACATTCCGGATGGATTTGAAAGACCTATCTATGAAATTGAAGATCTTAAATATTCACTTCAACAATTAAAAAAAATGGTGTCAATCAGGAAAATGACATCTAACGATTTTGAAATAATTGAAAAAGCTACTAAAGAAATATCCTTAATAATCAAAGACCAGGACAAAACTAAAGATACATGGGGTCTAATTCATGCGGATCTTCATGAGAGTAACTATGTGTTTTATCAAGGTCAACCTGCCCCAATTGATTTTTCATCATGTGGTTTTGGTTTTTACTTATATGATATAGCAATAACTTTTCTACATCTCAATCCACAAGGGAGAAAAAAACTTATTTCTTATTATCAAAAAGGAAGAAATCTTCAAGATGACTACATTCAAGTATTGGAGGCATTTTTCTTATGGGCAATAATTAAAAATTTAGCATTTCTTGCTAAAAATCAAAAAGAACACAAAGAGTTTGCCAATATTATCCCATTCTTAGTAAAAAATTGTGTTAAATTCTTACAAGGAGAAAAGTTCTTGTTATAG
- a CDS encoding helix-turn-helix domain-containing protein, producing the protein MRVLDILCIPPSKRLREFIDCYWIWESNNDNQQIKLPRVLPSINIEMVFHYQNSTIFINHKKIPSKLPDAHVVGIQKSYIDLHATGKIGMIAVRFLPGSFHHFCNETMANFTNNLNSITEIWGELGDELQYQIKDSSTLKQKVEIIEKYLLLLLNHYHKDTDQQKIQAYVIDKLTYSSSITTIKNLCNEINVSQRQLQRIFHESIGVSPTFYRKLSTFAETSQKICLYEGQKYLDIIHEGGYYDQSHFINVFKQFSGLSPLSVLTKEFMSYFYNTKNPPPSKIYTN; encoded by the coding sequence GTGAGGGTACTGGATATTTTATGCATACCTCCTTCAAAACGCTTGAGAGAATTTATAGATTGTTATTGGATATGGGAATCTAACAATGACAATCAACAAATCAAGTTGCCTAGAGTATTACCTAGTATCAATATTGAGATGGTCTTTCACTATCAGAACTCTACTATATTTATTAACCATAAAAAAATTCCATCTAAGCTTCCTGATGCCCATGTTGTTGGTATACAAAAAAGTTATATAGATTTACATGCAACAGGAAAAATAGGTATGATAGCTGTTCGTTTTCTACCAGGATCATTTCATCATTTTTGTAATGAAACCATGGCGAATTTTACAAATAATTTAAATAGTATTACAGAAATTTGGGGTGAATTAGGAGACGAATTACAGTATCAAATTAAAGATTCTTCGACGTTAAAGCAGAAGGTCGAAATTATAGAGAAGTATTTATTATTGTTATTAAACCATTATCACAAGGATACTGATCAGCAAAAAATCCAAGCATATGTAATCGATAAATTAACTTATTCTAGCAGTATTACAACGATTAAAAACCTATGTAATGAAATAAATGTTAGTCAGAGGCAGCTGCAAAGAATCTTCCATGAATCGATTGGGGTAAGTCCTACATTTTATCGAAAACTCTCTACATTTGCTGAAACTTCTCAAAAGATATGCTTATACGAAGGACAAAAGTATCTAGACATCATACATGAAGGTGGATACTACGATCAATCTCATTTTATTAATGTTTTTAAACAATTTTCAGGTCTAAGCCCTCTCTCAGTCTTAACAAAAGAATTTATGTCGTATTTTTACAATACAAAAAATCCTCCTCCATCTAAAATATACACAAACTAA
- a CDS encoding DUF6463 family protein, giving the protein MKLWKLSGILLIGTGILHTIVGLIIGWGVLAEIVREGIFNTVGTQYDRNAVVWFLLSGVFWIMIGQFIHLYVKEKQQPIPRFIGWYFLVIGILGVFISPMSGFWLFIPQALIIIYANTIFINNSRN; this is encoded by the coding sequence ATGAAGCTTTGGAAACTGAGTGGGATATTGCTGATTGGAACAGGAATCTTACACACCATTGTGGGATTAATTATTGGGTGGGGTGTACTAGCAGAAATCGTTAGAGAAGGTATTTTTAATACTGTGGGGACACAATATGATCGTAATGCAGTAGTATGGTTTTTATTAAGTGGGGTATTTTGGATTATGATTGGTCAATTCATTCATTTATATGTGAAGGAAAAACAACAGCCAATACCTCGTTTCATTGGCTGGTATTTTCTTGTTATTGGGATTTTAGGAGTATTCATATCTCCTATGTCTGGTTTTTGGCTATTTATTCCTCAAGCTCTAATTATAATTTATGCAAATACAATATTTATTAACAATTCAAGAAACTAG
- a CDS encoding histidine phosphatase family protein: MVKKIYIVRHCEAQGQPSEAQLTNKGFEQARLLSDFFSDKKIDRIISSSFIRAIQSIEPLSVHKNVTVEVDQRLTERILSEENLADWLEKLKRTYDNLDAKYKGGESSREAMNRISCVVNEIFNSHFESTIIVTHGNIMSLLLKKYNHHFGFDEWKSLSNPDVYLLTSKDRAISVKRVWQEGEINEI, from the coding sequence ATGGTCAAAAAAATATATATTGTTAGACATTGTGAAGCACAAGGGCAGCCTTCAGAAGCACAATTAACTAACAAAGGATTTGAACAAGCGAGACTTTTGTCAGATTTTTTTTCTGACAAGAAAATAGATCGAATCATATCAAGCTCATTTATTCGAGCGATTCAATCAATAGAACCGTTAAGTGTGCATAAAAACGTAACAGTTGAAGTAGACCAACGGCTAACAGAAAGAATATTAAGTGAAGAAAATTTAGCTGATTGGCTTGAGAAATTAAAACGAACTTATGATAATTTAGATGCAAAATATAAAGGGGGAGAATCGAGTCGAGAAGCGATGAATCGTATTTCATGTGTTGTAAATGAAATCTTTAATAGTCATTTTGAAAGTACTATCATTGTTACCCACGGAAATATCATGTCATTATTGCTGAAAAAGTATAATCATCATTTTGGTTTTGACGAATGGAAGAGTTTGAGTAACCCTGATGTATATTTATTAACTAGTAAAGATAGGGCAATTAGTGTAAAGAGAGTATGGCAAGAAGGTGAGATTAATGAAATTTGA
- a CDS encoding nucleotidyltransferase domain-containing protein, whose protein sequence is MKFEQCNRVNVLMSSYNKPWFIAGGWAIDLFIGKQTRPHHDLEIAIFRKDQLHLKDYFQDWDFNKVSNGTFYRWENELLQLPVHEIHAEHKYNGQQLEILLNESDNDKWLFRRDAIITHPVEGIWSYSASRIPFLNPQIVLLYKVKNTREKDHQDFFAALPNLNEHQKEWLRHAIQIHIPEHTWLQFL, encoded by the coding sequence ATGAAATTTGAGCAATGTAATAGGGTTAACGTATTAATGTCATCGTACAATAAACCATGGTTTATTGCTGGTGGCTGGGCAATAGATTTATTTATTGGAAAACAAACAAGACCCCATCATGACTTAGAAATAGCCATCTTTCGAAAGGACCAACTTCACTTAAAAGATTATTTTCAAGACTGGGATTTTAACAAAGTTAGCAACGGTACATTTTACAGATGGGAAAATGAATTGTTGCAGCTACCAGTACACGAAATTCATGCTGAACATAAATACAATGGCCAGCAATTAGAGATTCTTTTGAATGAGTCTGATAATGACAAATGGCTATTTAGAAGAGATGCGATAATTACACATCCAGTCGAGGGTATTTGGAGCTATTCTGCTTCACGTATTCCTTTCCTAAATCCTCAGATTGTGCTCCTATATAAAGTGAAAAATACGAGAGAGAAAGATCATCAAGATTTTTTTGCAGCTTTACCAAACCTTAATGAACATCAAAAAGAATGGCTTCGTCATGCAATTCAAATTCATATTCCGGAACATACATGGCTGCAATTTCTTTAA
- a CDS encoding alpha-glycosidase, whose product MIIEAIYHRPKDNYAYAYDEKTIHIRLRTKKNDIDNIKLIHGDPYDWKKNVWQTSQTSMTKEGSDSLFDYWFVVIQPQFRRLRYGFELISGDEMIVYTEKGFFNHIPVDDITYYYCFPFLHHNDVFKAPAWVKKTVWYQIFPERYANGNAEINPPNTLPWGSEEATSKNFFGGDFEGIINHIPHLVDLGITGLYFTPIFKASSNHKYDTIDYMEIDPHFGDKETFKKLVNTCHQHGIKIMLDAVFNHSGYYFQQFQDVIKHGEQSRYKNWFHIKEFPVQTSPAPNYDTFGFVETMPKLNTQNQEVKNYLLDVGRYWVREFGIDGWRLDVANEIDHQFWKEFRSAVKSINPEVYILGEIWHDSMPWLEGDQFDAVMNYPFTHTALQFFAKKIVTATQFANAISQVYHSYPLNVSEVQFNLLGSHDTPRILTECENDIERLKLLYLFQLSFPGSPCIYYGDEIGMTGGQDPGCRNCMIWEKDKQNTDLFDFLKKLIHIYKTEAIFSKNSTFHFVDTNDETNHIIYKRTSHKEEIFFVINNSEKNIDVELPIDIKNKKLINLWTAEEFAAEATHAILPLAPHHFSILKVVEVTNQSQ is encoded by the coding sequence ATGATCATAGAAGCTATTTACCATAGACCAAAAGACAATTACGCTTATGCATACGATGAAAAAACAATACATATACGCTTACGTACGAAGAAAAATGATATAGATAACATTAAACTCATTCATGGAGATCCGTATGATTGGAAGAAAAACGTTTGGCAAACAAGTCAAACTAGCATGACAAAGGAAGGAAGTGATTCCTTATTTGACTACTGGTTTGTTGTCATTCAACCACAGTTTCGTCGATTGCGATATGGCTTTGAACTAATTTCAGGAGATGAAATGATCGTTTATACAGAAAAGGGATTTTTCAATCATATACCCGTGGATGATATTACATATTATTATTGTTTTCCTTTCCTACATCACAATGATGTATTTAAAGCTCCAGCATGGGTGAAGAAAACAGTGTGGTATCAAATATTTCCAGAAAGATATGCTAATGGAAATGCTGAAATCAATCCTCCAAACACATTACCTTGGGGAAGTGAAGAGGCTACTTCAAAAAATTTCTTCGGAGGTGATTTCGAGGGAATTATTAACCACATTCCTCATTTAGTTGATTTGGGTATAACTGGTTTATATTTCACACCAATATTTAAGGCATCTTCAAACCATAAATATGACACAATTGATTACATGGAAATTGACCCTCACTTTGGTGATAAAGAAACATTCAAAAAGCTAGTGAACACATGCCATCAACATGGGATTAAAATCATGCTTGACGCTGTGTTCAATCATAGCGGCTACTATTTCCAACAATTTCAAGACGTCATAAAACATGGAGAACAATCACGTTATAAAAATTGGTTTCATATAAAAGAGTTCCCTGTCCAAACTTCTCCTGCACCAAATTATGATACATTTGGGTTTGTCGAAACAATGCCTAAGCTAAACACACAAAATCAGGAAGTGAAAAATTATTTACTAGATGTTGGCCGTTACTGGGTACGTGAATTCGGTATTGATGGATGGCGTTTAGATGTGGCTAATGAGATTGATCATCAGTTTTGGAAAGAGTTTCGTTCCGCTGTTAAATCAATCAACCCTGAGGTTTATATTCTTGGTGAGATATGGCATGATTCAATGCCTTGGCTAGAAGGTGATCAATTCGATGCAGTTATGAACTATCCGTTCACACATACAGCTTTACAATTTTTCGCAAAGAAGATTGTAACAGCAACACAGTTTGCGAATGCAATTTCTCAAGTATATCACTCGTATCCACTAAATGTATCAGAGGTACAATTTAATTTACTAGGAAGTCACGATACACCAAGAATATTAACAGAATGCGAAAATGATATAGAACGTTTAAAGCTCTTATACTTGTTCCAACTATCATTTCCAGGGTCACCTTGTATTTATTATGGAGATGAAATAGGAATGACAGGTGGACAAGATCCAGGATGTAGAAACTGTATGATTTGGGAAAAAGACAAACAAAATACAGATTTATTTGATTTCCTAAAAAAACTAATTCATATATATAAGACTGAAGCTATCTTTAGTAAAAATAGTACCTTTCATTTTGTCGACACAAATGATGAAACGAACCATATCATTTACAAAAGAACGTCTCATAAAGAAGAAATATTCTTCGTTATTAATAATTCAGAGAAAAACATTGACGTGGAACTACCAATTGATATAAAAAATAAAAAACTCATTAATTTATGGACAGCAGAGGAATTTGCAGCTGAAGCAACCCATGCCATCTTACCTCTAGCACCACATCACTTCTCAATTTTGAAGGTTGTAGAAGTTACAAACCAAAGTCAATAG
- a CDS encoding extracellular solute-binding protein: protein MKKVFFLSVMAIFLISMLAACGPQEAVDQSSSENNRDTETNGEMPAKPAKLIVWEDKEKGPAMEEAIKSFEAEYGIKVEYKEVEMATNQRDQLRLDGPAGTGPDVITVPHDQIGQLVTEGLIQEIKIEQSILDTFTESSVTAQMFNGKLYGLPKATETPVFIYNKALMEEAPQSFDELFEIANDFDNKDEFGFLALWDNFYFAHGVLGGHGGYVFHNNEGRLDRNDIGLSNEGSVAGGQYIQQWYKDIFPKGIIGESGGSTMDGLFNEGKVASVMNGPWAFQGMTDAGIDFGVAPLPTLPNGEQVRTFMGVKGWQVTSFTKHPEWSTKLVEHLTNEENAKIRFELTQEIPPVKSLIEDPIIADNEAANAVAIQSQYAIPMPNIPEMAEVWGPMATALQLVANQKVDPKSALDEAVNTITTNIETNHPNE, encoded by the coding sequence ATGAAGAAAGTATTCTTTCTTAGTGTGATGGCAATTTTCCTTATTAGTATGTTAGCAGCTTGTGGACCCCAAGAAGCGGTAGACCAATCATCTAGTGAAAATAATAGGGATACCGAAACAAATGGTGAAATGCCAGCAAAACCAGCAAAGCTCATCGTATGGGAGGATAAAGAGAAAGGCCCAGCAATGGAAGAAGCCATTAAAAGCTTCGAAGCAGAATATGGGATTAAAGTAGAGTATAAAGAAGTAGAGATGGCTACGAATCAAAGAGATCAATTACGTTTAGATGGTCCTGCGGGGACTGGTCCAGACGTTATCACAGTGCCACATGATCAAATTGGTCAATTAGTTACTGAAGGTTTAATTCAAGAAATAAAGATAGAACAAAGTATATTAGACACCTTTACAGAATCCTCAGTTACAGCTCAAATGTTTAACGGCAAGCTGTACGGTTTACCAAAAGCAACTGAAACACCTGTTTTTATTTATAACAAAGCACTAATGGAAGAAGCGCCTCAATCATTTGATGAGCTATTTGAAATTGCAAATGACTTTGATAATAAAGATGAATTTGGCTTTTTAGCATTATGGGACAACTTTTATTTTGCCCACGGTGTATTAGGAGGGCACGGTGGTTATGTATTTCATAATAATGAAGGCAGGCTAGACCGAAATGATATTGGCTTAAGTAATGAAGGTTCAGTAGCTGGAGGGCAATATATTCAACAATGGTATAAAGACATTTTTCCTAAAGGAATCATTGGTGAGTCGGGTGGCTCAACGATGGATGGACTATTCAATGAAGGAAAAGTTGCATCTGTTATGAATGGGCCTTGGGCATTTCAAGGTATGACTGATGCAGGAATTGATTTTGGTGTAGCACCATTACCAACTTTACCGAATGGTGAACAAGTTAGAACATTTATGGGTGTTAAGGGGTGGCAAGTAACTTCATTTACAAAGCACCCTGAATGGTCAACGAAATTGGTTGAACATTTAACGAATGAAGAGAATGCAAAAATTCGTTTTGAATTAACACAAGAAATACCTCCTGTTAAGTCCTTAATAGAAGACCCTATTATTGCGGATAATGAAGCTGCAAATGCAGTCGCTATTCAATCTCAATATGCTATTCCAATGCCTAATATTCCAGAAATGGCTGAGGTTTGGGGACCGATGGCAACTGCATTACAGTTGGTTGCAAATCAAAAAGTAGATCCAAAATCAGCACTAGATGAAGCGGTAAATACGATAACAACAAATATTGAAACAAATCATCCAAATGAATAA
- a CDS encoding sugar ABC transporter permease has translation MESTPYQSNHRKVAVVLSLIPGVGQLYNRQFLKGVLFLVLTVSFFIVFNDLLNMGLWGIVTLGEKLPRDHSIFLLVEGILAVIIIILGAGFFIFNLVDAYKTGLKRDIGEKLNTLREQYHNLIDNGFPYLMISPGFLLLLFVVIFPIIFVVLLSFTNYDLYHSPPAKLVDWVGIQNFIDIFKVPIWRNTFFSVLAWTIIWTFGATTFQVALGIFLAIIVNQKDIKGKAIIRTVFILPWAVPAFVSILVFAGMFNESFGTINRDILAAFGIDHIPWMTEPLWTRIALILIQTWLGFPFIFAMTTGVLQSISNELYEAATVDGASSWGQFSKITLPLVLYSTAPILITQYTFNFNNFNVIFLFNGGGPAVSGQNAGGTDILISWIYKLTMTSAQYSKAAAITMILSLIVITVALWQFRKTKSFQEEDMM, from the coding sequence ATGGAATCTACTCCATATCAATCGAATCATAGGAAAGTTGCAGTTGTCTTATCATTGATACCTGGTGTTGGCCAATTGTATAATCGGCAATTTTTGAAAGGTGTTTTATTTCTTGTTTTAACTGTATCTTTCTTTATCGTATTTAATGATCTACTGAATATGGGCCTATGGGGAATCGTTACGTTAGGTGAAAAACTACCACGAGATCACTCTATTTTCCTGTTAGTTGAAGGTATTTTAGCAGTAATAATTATTATATTAGGGGCAGGGTTTTTTATATTTAATCTTGTTGATGCTTATAAGACTGGACTTAAAAGGGATATAGGTGAAAAATTAAACACACTTCGTGAGCAATACCATAATCTCATAGATAATGGGTTTCCGTATTTAATGATATCACCGGGGTTTTTATTACTACTATTTGTTGTCATTTTTCCAATAATATTCGTCGTTCTTTTGTCTTTTACGAACTACGATTTATACCATTCTCCTCCTGCGAAGCTAGTAGATTGGGTTGGTATACAAAATTTTATTGATATTTTTAAAGTTCCTATTTGGAGAAATACATTTTTCTCTGTATTAGCTTGGACAATTATTTGGACATTTGGTGCTACAACATTTCAAGTTGCTTTAGGTATTTTTTTGGCCATTATTGTAAATCAAAAAGATATAAAGGGTAAAGCAATCATACGGACGGTTTTTATACTACCGTGGGCAGTACCCGCATTCGTTTCAATTCTAGTCTTTGCTGGGATGTTCAATGAATCGTTTGGAACGATTAATCGTGATATTTTAGCAGCCTTTGGTATAGATCATATTCCTTGGATGACAGAGCCGTTGTGGACGCGAATTGCATTAATCCTTATTCAAACATGGCTAGGATTTCCATTTATCTTTGCGATGACTACTGGCGTATTACAATCTATTTCGAATGAACTGTATGAAGCTGCAACTGTTGATGGTGCTTCCAGTTGGGGGCAATTCAGCAAGATTACATTACCGTTAGTGCTTTATTCAACAGCTCCAATATTAATTACTCAATATACTTTTAACTTTAACAATTTTAACGTCATTTTCTTGTTTAACGGTGGAGGTCCTGCAGTTTCGGGTCAAAATGCGGGTGGTACAGACATATTAATTTCTTGGATTTATAAGTTAACAATGACATCTGCACAATATTCAAAAGCTGCAGCGATAACGATGATATTATCTTTGATTGTTATTACGGTTGCCTTATGGCAATTTAGAAAAACAAAATCTTTCCAAGAAGAGGATATGATGTAA
- a CDS encoding sugar ABC transporter permease, with product MNIKHQKKIRLTLSYLVVLIMTVIIFYPILWIIGSSLNPGMSLSGSSIIPENATLDHYRYLFDSAQSDYLKWYWNSVKISTLTMAFSVLMVSITAYSFSRYRFVGRKNGLLAFLILQMIPNFAALIAIFVLALVTNLLDTHLGLILVYVGGQIPMNTWLMKGYLDTIPKDLDESAKIDGASNLRIFFQIILPLAKPIIAVVALFTFIAPFADFIMASVLLRSEEKFTLAVGLYNMVAKQFGNEFTKFAAGSVLIAIPISVLFLSFQKYFVSGLTAGGTKG from the coding sequence ATGAACATAAAACATCAAAAAAAAATAAGACTAACATTATCCTATCTAGTTGTACTAATCATGACCGTCATTATTTTTTACCCAATATTATGGATTATTGGTTCGTCATTAAACCCAGGTATGAGCTTATCTGGCTCATCAATCATTCCAGAAAATGCAACGTTAGATCATTATCGTTACTTGTTTGATTCAGCACAAAGTGATTACTTGAAGTGGTATTGGAATTCAGTAAAGATTTCTACTTTAACAATGGCTTTTTCAGTGTTAATGGTAAGTATAACTGCGTATTCTTTTTCTAGATATCGTTTTGTCGGTCGCAAGAACGGCTTATTAGCATTTTTAATACTACAGATGATACCAAATTTTGCTGCACTTATTGCTATATTTGTTTTAGCGCTTGTCACAAATTTATTAGATACACATTTAGGGCTCATTCTCGTATATGTTGGTGGCCAAATTCCAATGAATACTTGGCTCATGAAGGGATACTTAGATACGATTCCAAAGGATCTTGATGAGTCGGCAAAAATTGATGGGGCGAGCAATTTAAGAATTTTCTTTCAAATTATTCTACCTCTAGCTAAACCAATTATTGCTGTAGTGGCATTGTTTACATTTATTGCTCCATTTGCTGATTTCATAATGGCTAGCGTGCTGCTGCGAAGTGAAGAAAAGTTCACATTGGCAGTAGGGCTATACAATATGGTAGCCAAACAGTTTGGGAATGAATTTACGAAATTTGCCGCTGGTTCAGTATTAATTGCGATACCTATATCAGTTCTATTTCTATCGTTTCAAAAGTATTTTGTTTCTGGCTTAACAGCTGGTGGAACAAAAGGATAA